From Odontesthes bonariensis isolate fOdoBon6 chromosome 21, fOdoBon6.hap1, whole genome shotgun sequence, a single genomic window includes:
- the shisa9b gene encoding protein shisa-9B isoform X3, whose product MRGTELLLSYFLVKVVVCDAEGEPAQNVDEFMIVTGFNESAEEESVVTEISHTEDKCRGYYDVMGQWDPPFICRTGSYLYCCGTCGFRFCCAFKNSRLDQTTCKNYDTPPWMMTGRPPPKVDVALESSKDKSNLIVYVVCGVVAIMALIGIFTKLGLEKTHRPHRENMSRALAHVIRHPASDHTEDIGLSQQYENIQTRLTLNSFHNNQMNNVAQSPTLISQPYPAVGQITSPYEQQTPLKDLNKYTTLKAVEQMNDSYQSNRLHAIEMTTKGSLPMEGVDMEPEPSNPYSPPRQVSMRQNGHKYRSPRSYSSQLLSHSSNTAASPGMLRPWQSRDTLGHRKSYGPKKLCIMETESHHTHYMPPQPYFVTNSKTEVTV is encoded by the exons ATGAGGGGCACTGAGCTGCTACTCAGTTACTTTCTGGTGAAAGTTGTCGTATGCGACGCGGAGGGCGAGCCGGCTCAAAACGTGGATGAATTCATGATAGTAACCGGGTTTAACGAGTCAGCAGAGGAGGAGAGCGTAGTTACAGAAATCTCACACACGGAGGACAAGTGCCGTGGCTACTACGATGTAATGGGCCAATGGGACCCGCCGTTCATTTGCAGGACAGGCAGCTACCTGTACTGCTGCGGCACCTGTGGCTTCAGGTTCTGCTGCGCGTTTAAAAACTCCCGACTGGACCAGACCACCTGTAAAAACTATGATACCCCGCCGTGGATGATGACCGGCAGACCCCCGCCAAAAGTGGATGTGGCGCTGGAGTCCTCTAAGGATAAATCCAACCTGATTGTCTATGTCGTATGCGGGGTCGTAGCCATAATGGCTCTGATAGGGATTTTCACAAAGCTTGGTTTGGAAAAGACGCACCGTCCACACAGAGAAAATATGTCAAG aGCTCTTGCACACGTGATCCGCCATCCTGCCTCAGACCATACAGAGGACATCGGACTCAGCCAACAATACGAGAACATACAAACCAGACTAACACTTAACAGTTTCC ACAACAACCAGATGAACAATGTGGCTCAGTCACCAACTTTGATAAGTCAGCCATATCCAGCAGTTGGACAAATCACCAGCCCATATGAACAACAGACACCCCTCAAGGATCTCAACAAGTACACCACGCTCAAGGCTGTGG AGCAAATGAATGACAGCTACCAAAGCAACCGACTGCACGCAATTGAGATGACAACCAAGGGCAGCCTTCCAATGGAAGGTGTGGATATGGAACCAGAGCCAAGTAATCCTTACAGCCCTCCCCGACAGGTGTCTATGAGGCAGAATGGACACAAATACAGAAGTCCTAGGAGCTACAGCTCCCAGTTACTGTCTCACAGCTCCAACACTGCAGCCAGCCCAGGGATGCTAAGACCCTGGCAGAGCCGGGACACACTGGGACACCGAAAGAGTTATGGCCCAAAGAAACTCTGCATCATGGAAACAGAGTCACACCACACTCACTACATGCCTCCACAACCATACTTTGTCACCAACAGCAAGACAGAAGTCACAGTATGA
- the shisa9b gene encoding protein shisa-9B isoform X1 has product MRGTELLLSYFLVKVVVCDAEGEPAQNVDEFMIVTGFNESAEEESVVTEISHTEDKCRGYYDVMGQWDPPFICRTGSYLYCCGTCGFRFCCAFKNSRLDQTTCKNYDTPPWMMTGRPPPKVDVALESSKDKSNLIVYVVCGVVAIMALIGIFTKLGLEKTHRPHRENMSRALAHVIRHPASDHTEDIGLSQQYENIQTRLTLNSFHNNQMNNVAQSPTLISQPYPAVGQITSPYEQQTPLKDLNKYTTLKAVGKRLLTRSHAEQMNDSYQSNRLHAIEMTTKGSLPMEGVDMEPEPSNPYSPPRQVSMRQNGHKYRSPRSYSSQLLSHSSNTAASPGMLRPWQSRDTLGHRKSYGPKKLCIMETESHHTHYMPPQPYFVTNSKTEVTV; this is encoded by the exons ATGAGGGGCACTGAGCTGCTACTCAGTTACTTTCTGGTGAAAGTTGTCGTATGCGACGCGGAGGGCGAGCCGGCTCAAAACGTGGATGAATTCATGATAGTAACCGGGTTTAACGAGTCAGCAGAGGAGGAGAGCGTAGTTACAGAAATCTCACACACGGAGGACAAGTGCCGTGGCTACTACGATGTAATGGGCCAATGGGACCCGCCGTTCATTTGCAGGACAGGCAGCTACCTGTACTGCTGCGGCACCTGTGGCTTCAGGTTCTGCTGCGCGTTTAAAAACTCCCGACTGGACCAGACCACCTGTAAAAACTATGATACCCCGCCGTGGATGATGACCGGCAGACCCCCGCCAAAAGTGGATGTGGCGCTGGAGTCCTCTAAGGATAAATCCAACCTGATTGTCTATGTCGTATGCGGGGTCGTAGCCATAATGGCTCTGATAGGGATTTTCACAAAGCTTGGTTTGGAAAAGACGCACCGTCCACACAGAGAAAATATGTCAAG aGCTCTTGCACACGTGATCCGCCATCCTGCCTCAGACCATACAGAGGACATCGGACTCAGCCAACAATACGAGAACATACAAACCAGACTAACACTTAACAGTTTCC ACAACAACCAGATGAACAATGTGGCTCAGTCACCAACTTTGATAAGTCAGCCATATCCAGCAGTTGGACAAATCACCAGCCCATATGAACAACAGACACCCCTCAAGGATCTCAACAAGTACACCACGCTCAAGGCTGTGGGTAAGAGGTTGTTGACCAGAAGCCATG caGAGCAAATGAATGACAGCTACCAAAGCAACCGACTGCACGCAATTGAGATGACAACCAAGGGCAGCCTTCCAATGGAAGGTGTGGATATGGAACCAGAGCCAAGTAATCCTTACAGCCCTCCCCGACAGGTGTCTATGAGGCAGAATGGACACAAATACAGAAGTCCTAGGAGCTACAGCTCCCAGTTACTGTCTCACAGCTCCAACACTGCAGCCAGCCCAGGGATGCTAAGACCCTGGCAGAGCCGGGACACACTGGGACACCGAAAGAGTTATGGCCCAAAGAAACTCTGCATCATGGAAACAGAGTCACACCACACTCACTACATGCCTCCACAACCATACTTTGTCACCAACAGCAAGACAGAAGTCACAGTATGA
- the shisa9b gene encoding protein shisa-9B isoform X2 produces MRGTELLLSYFLVKVVVCDAEGEPAQNVDEFMIVTGFNESAEEESVVTEISHTEDKCRGYYDVMGQWDPPFICRTGSYLYCCGTCGFRFCCAFKNSRLDQTTCKNYDTPPWMMTGRPPPKVDVALESSKDKSNLIVYVVCGVVAIMALIGIFTKLGLEKTHRPHRENMSRALAHVIRHPASDHTEDIGLSQQYENIQTRLTLNSFHNNQMNNVAQSPTLISQPYPAVGQITSPYEQQTPLKDLNKYTTLKAVAEQMNDSYQSNRLHAIEMTTKGSLPMEGVDMEPEPSNPYSPPRQVSMRQNGHKYRSPRSYSSQLLSHSSNTAASPGMLRPWQSRDTLGHRKSYGPKKLCIMETESHHTHYMPPQPYFVTNSKTEVTV; encoded by the exons ATGAGGGGCACTGAGCTGCTACTCAGTTACTTTCTGGTGAAAGTTGTCGTATGCGACGCGGAGGGCGAGCCGGCTCAAAACGTGGATGAATTCATGATAGTAACCGGGTTTAACGAGTCAGCAGAGGAGGAGAGCGTAGTTACAGAAATCTCACACACGGAGGACAAGTGCCGTGGCTACTACGATGTAATGGGCCAATGGGACCCGCCGTTCATTTGCAGGACAGGCAGCTACCTGTACTGCTGCGGCACCTGTGGCTTCAGGTTCTGCTGCGCGTTTAAAAACTCCCGACTGGACCAGACCACCTGTAAAAACTATGATACCCCGCCGTGGATGATGACCGGCAGACCCCCGCCAAAAGTGGATGTGGCGCTGGAGTCCTCTAAGGATAAATCCAACCTGATTGTCTATGTCGTATGCGGGGTCGTAGCCATAATGGCTCTGATAGGGATTTTCACAAAGCTTGGTTTGGAAAAGACGCACCGTCCACACAGAGAAAATATGTCAAG aGCTCTTGCACACGTGATCCGCCATCCTGCCTCAGACCATACAGAGGACATCGGACTCAGCCAACAATACGAGAACATACAAACCAGACTAACACTTAACAGTTTCC ACAACAACCAGATGAACAATGTGGCTCAGTCACCAACTTTGATAAGTCAGCCATATCCAGCAGTTGGACAAATCACCAGCCCATATGAACAACAGACACCCCTCAAGGATCTCAACAAGTACACCACGCTCAAGGCTGTGG caGAGCAAATGAATGACAGCTACCAAAGCAACCGACTGCACGCAATTGAGATGACAACCAAGGGCAGCCTTCCAATGGAAGGTGTGGATATGGAACCAGAGCCAAGTAATCCTTACAGCCCTCCCCGACAGGTGTCTATGAGGCAGAATGGACACAAATACAGAAGTCCTAGGAGCTACAGCTCCCAGTTACTGTCTCACAGCTCCAACACTGCAGCCAGCCCAGGGATGCTAAGACCCTGGCAGAGCCGGGACACACTGGGACACCGAAAGAGTTATGGCCCAAAGAAACTCTGCATCATGGAAACAGAGTCACACCACACTCACTACATGCCTCCACAACCATACTTTGTCACCAACAGCAAGACAGAAGTCACAGTATGA